In the genome of Raphanus sativus cultivar WK10039 chromosome 4, ASM80110v3, whole genome shotgun sequence, one region contains:
- the LOC130511346 gene encoding putative FBD-associated F-box protein At5g56430: MCYINELLDDLLVNILLLIPTKEVVATSLLSRRWRSVWKLVPKLDFRDYSYRYHDTSAAPSEFIDKFLERNTSPVLETFHLNLYHCRDYSPESVEKWVNVAVARNVVDLELIYCLFGVPIRFPTSLYTHETLVVLSLRGTFVEDVSSKTCLRSLKSLSLRFMRFYSEQTVDRFLSCFPVLETLVVRGWICVNVKTYSIRVPSLQSLDIEELVGGYTDPRYDHGYVIDAPRLKFLHIVDHYCGYCSLVNVPEKLEAEIHLRFCDSDKLLGSLTSARKLSLCLKPQMDSCLKGDFDQLVSLELCVMCSLDWLNIILKHSPKLRALRLSRTIHSCQNSRNVRTNWERPSCVPECLMSSLETVEWIAYEGTEEEENVVKYLLENGNLCFKKRWRRDIYGMFSYEILRLGPRSQASSGPQATVIPPLCTFEEKLGHKKLLL, encoded by the exons ATGTGTTATATCAACGAGTTACTTGACGATTTGCTGGTGAATATTTTGCTACTAATCCCGACAAAAGAGGTCGTGGCGACGTCGCTTTTGTCCAGACGATGGCGTTCCGTCTGGAAACTCGTTCCCAAGCTTGATTTTCGTGACTATTCATACAGATATCACGACACATCCGCCGCGCCTTCAGAGTTCATCGACAAGTTCTTGGAGCGAAACACATCCCCCGTTCTAGAAACTTTCCATCTCAATCTTTATCATTGCCGAGATTACTCCCCTGAATCTGTCGAAAAATGGGTTAACGTTGCGGTTGCTCGCAATGTTGTTGATCTTGAGCTTATATATTGCCTTTTCGGTGTTCCTATACGGTTTCCCACGAGCTTGTACACACATGAAACCCTTGTGGTATTAAGCCTCAGAGGAACGTTCGTTGAGGACGTTTCTTCGAAAACATGTCTCCGGAGCCTCAAGTCTTTATCTCTTCGATTTATGAGGTTCTATAGCGAACAAACCGTTGATAGGTTTTTGTCTTGCTTCCCTGTTCTCGAAACATTGGTTGTACGTGGATGGATATGCGTTAACGTGAAGACGTATTCGATTCGTGTGCCGTCGCTGCAGAGCCTAGACATCGAGGAGTTAGTAGGCGGTTATACTGATCCAAGATATGATCATGGTTACGTGATCGATGCTCCTCGTTTGAAGTTTTTGCATATCGTCGACCATTATTGCGGCTATTGTTCGTTGGTGAACGTCCCTGAGAAACTGGAAGCAGAGATCCACCTTAGGTTTTGTGATTCTGACAAGCTTCTTGGATCTCTTACCTCGGCTAGAAAACTTTCCTTGTGTTTAAAACCacaaatg GATTCATGTCTAAAAGGGGACTTTGATCAGCTCGTGTCTCTAGAGCTTTGTGTTATGTGCTCCTTGGATTGGTTGAATATCATCCTCAAGCATTCTCCTAAACTCCGAGCTCTCAGGCTCTCGAGAACG ATACACAGCTGCCAAAATTCTCGAAATGTCCGAACTAACTGGGAGCGACCGAGTTGTGTTCCTGAATGTTTGATGTCCAGTCTCGAAACTGTGGAGTGGATTGCGTATGAAGGAACAGAAGAAGAGGAAAATGTGGTGAAGTATTTGTTGGAGAATGGGAACCTTTGTTTTAAAAAGCGTTGGCGCAGGGATATTTATGGCATGTTTAGTTATGAAATTCTTAGATTGGGGCCGAGGAGCCAGGCTAGCTCAGGGCCTCAGGCGACGGTGATACCACCTTTGTGCACTTTTGAAGAGAAGCTAGGGCACAAAAAGC TTTTATTGTGA